In Mangifera indica cultivar Alphonso chromosome 1, CATAS_Mindica_2.1, whole genome shotgun sequence, a single genomic region encodes these proteins:
- the LOC123230128 gene encoding serine/threonine-protein kinase WAG1-like produces MDDETCFPDTDLDLSFTSTATDRTFASSSARSSLALSFNESILYSNASTPSNTNAAANTTVSRKWDPHWSAIKAATTLSSDGKLHLKQLKLVRHLGTGNLGRVFLCHLRDCSTSTFALKVIDKNSLSSKKLSHVQMEADVLSMLDHPFLPTLYAHLEVSHYTCLLIDYCPNGDLHSLLHKQPRNRFSIKAVKFFAAETLVALEYLHALGIVYRDLKPENILLREDGHIMLSDFDLCFKADVVPTIQNRAHRISDKFRRRKNRCNCFGSASNHRELIEMEEEFVAEPVTAFSKSCVGTHEYLAPELVSGKGHGNGVDWWAFGILIHELLYGATPLKGESKESTLRNIVSTKEVKIHVDENEEEGVAEARDLIEKLLVKDPWRRLGCARGATEIKRHPFFDGVKWPLIRNYKPPEVRGLVRRTRSHVSGTVNTVTHKNRRCWWKKIFLLGKKNNKGFKSNLFNLNHQQNYSNYYKYSYVNNSNKNGKLF; encoded by the coding sequence ATGGACGACGAAACCTGCTTCCCCGACACTGATCTCGATCTCAGCTTCACCTCCACCGCCACCGACCGCACCTTCGCCTCCTCCAGCGCCCGGTCTAGTCTCGCTCTCAGCTTCAACGAATCCATCCTTTACTCCAACGCCTCAACGCCTTCAAACACCAACGCCGCTGCAAATACAACAGTAAGTCGTAAATGGGATCCTCATTGGTCAGCTATTAAGGCGGCCACGACGCTCTCATCCGACGGGAAGCTCCACCTTAAGCAGCTCAAACTTGTCCGCCACCTTGGCACGGGAAACCTAGGCAGAGTCTTCCTCTGCCACCTGAGAGATTGCAGCACGTCGACGTTCGCGCTCAAAGTCATCGACAAAAATTCCCTCAGTTCCAAGAAACTCTCTCACGTTCAAATGGAGGCCGATGTTCTCTCCATGCTCGACCACCCGTTTCTCCCCACACTCTACGCCCACCTCGAAGTCTCACACTACACTTGTTTACTAATCGACTACTGCCCCAACGGCGACCTCCACTCTCTCCTCCACAAACAGCCCCGCAACCGCTTCTCAATCAAAGCCGTCAAATTCTTCGCTGCGGAAACGCTGGTCGCTTTGGAATATCTCCACGCTCTCGGCATCGTTTATCGCGATCTGAAACCGGAGAACATTCTTCTACGCGAGGATGGACACATCATGTTATCGGATTTCGATTTGTGTTTCAAAGCTGACGTGGTTCCCACTATTCAAAACCGGGCTCATCGGATAAGCGATAAGTTCCGACGCAGAAAGAACCGGTGCAATTGTTTCGGCTCAGCCTCGAACCACCGCGAACTGATTGAAATGGAGGAGGAGTTTGTGGCGGAGCCGGTGACGGCATTTTCAAAGTCTTGTGTTGGTACGCATGAGTATTTGGCGCCGGAGTTGGTTTCTGGCAAGGGTCACGGTAACGGAGTAGATTGGTGGGCGTTCGGGATTCTTATACACGAATTGTTGTACGGTGCGACGCCGTTGAAGGGAGAAAGCAAAGAGAGCACACTGCGCAATATAGTATCGACCAAAGAGGTGAAAATCCACGTGGACGAAAATGAAGAGGAAGGAGTGGCAGAAGCTCGAGATTTAATTGAGAAGCTGTTAGTGAAGGACCCATGGAGGAGGCTAGGATGTGCCAGGGGTGCGACGGAGATTAAACGTCACCCATTTTTTGACGGGGTTAAGTGGCCGTTAATAAGGAACTACAAGCCTCCGGAAGTTCGAGGGCTGGTGAGAAGAACCAGGTCGCACGTGAGTGGCACGGTTAATACTGTCACCCACAAGAACAGGCGGTGCTGGTGgaagaaaattttccttttagggaagaaaaacaataagggatttaaaagtaatttatttaatttaaatcaccAACAAAATTACAGTAATTACTATAAATATTCCTACgttaataatagtaataaaaatgggaaattattttag
- the LOC123228657 gene encoding leucine-rich repeat receptor-like serine/threonine-protein kinase At1g17230 gives MARQGISHFKKLLFSLVLMFYFHLVTSLNDEGVSLLEFKTSLIDSNNNLQSWNSSDFTPCNWVGVICTDYKVVSVNLHGLNLSGNISPSICNLSQLVEFNVSQNFISGPIHSDLGRCRNLQILDLCTNRLHGVVPNQLLVISPLRKLSLCENYINGEIPREIGNLTSLEELVIYSNNLTGSIPVSISKLRKLRVIRAGHNSLSGSIPPEISECESLEVLGFSQNSLEGNIPSELQKLKSLTELNFWQNHLSGEIPATIGNIHSLQLLALHVNSFSGALPKELGKLSRLKKLYIYTNQFNGTIPRELGNCTSALEIDLSENRFSGFIPAELGRIPNLLLLHLFENLLQGSIPGELGQLKQLQRLDLSINNLTGSIPLEFQNLTYLQNFQLFDNCLEGTIPPLIGARSHLTVLDMSMNNLVGSIPPHLCRYQKLMFLSLGSNRLSGNIPHGLKTCKSLIQLMLGDNQLTGSLPVQVYNLQNLSALELYQNRFSGPIPPEIGNLPNLERLLLSDNYFVGHIPPEIRNLVQLVTFNISSNKLSGNIPHELGDCRKLQRLDLSRNQFTGSLPEELGKLVNLELLKLSDNKLTGTIPSALGNLSRLTELQMGGNSFSGSIPVALGQLTALQISLNISHNDLSGMIPGDLGKLQMLESLFLNDNQLSGEIPASMGDMMSLLVCNLSNNNLVGNVPNTSVFRRIDSSNFAGNPGLCILSSDHCPQSRYSSHTPKPSWIKKGSNEEKLVSIVSVVVGLLSLFFIVGICFAMRHQKPAFVTLDDRKKPDVLDNYYFPKEGFTYQDLLEATGNFSETAVIGRGACGTVYKANMADGEVIAVKKLNSRGDGATADSSFLAEISTLGKISHRNIVKLYGFCYHQDSNLLLYEYMANGSLGEQLHSNEQTCQLDWDARYRIALGAAEGLCYLHCDCRPHIIHRDIKSNNILLDEVLQAHVGDFGLAKLIDLPSSKSMSAVAGSYGYIAPEYAYTMKVTEKCDIYSFGVVLLELITGRSPVQPLEQGGDLVSWVRRSIHHRVPTSEMFDKRIDLSRKRTIEEMALVLKIALFCTSTSPLHRPTMREVIAMMIDAREAVSLPSSPTTSESPLEDSMES, from the exons atggCAAGGCAGGGGATTTCCCATTTCAAAAAGCTATTGTTTTCCTTGGTATTGATGTTCTATTTTCATTTAGTAACATCTTTAAATGACGAGGGTGTTTCTCTTCTCGAGTTTAAAACTTCTCTTATTGACTCTAACAACAATCTTCAAAGCTGGAATTCGTCAGATTTCACTCCCTGCAATTGGGTTGGTGTGATTTGTACTGATTATAAGGTAGTTTCTGTAAATCTTCATGGCCTCAATTTATCTGGTAATATATCTCCAAGCATTTGTAATCTTTCCCAATTAGTTGAGTTTAATGTGTCTCAGAACTTCATTTCTGGTCCTATTCATAGTGATCTTGGTCGTTGTAGAAATTTACAGATTCTTGACCTTTGCACAAATAGACTTCATGGAGTAGTACCAAACCAATTGCTTGTGATTAGTCCTCTCAGAAAGCTTTCCCTGTGTGAGAACTACATTAATGGTGAAATTCCTAGGGAGATTGGAAATTTAACTTCACTAGAAGAATTGGTAATCTACAGTAATAATCTTACTGGTTCAATTCCTGTGTCAATCAGTAAGTTGAGGAAACTTAGAGTTATCAGGGCAGGTCATAATTCTCTCTCTGGTTCAATACCACCAGAAATCAGTGAGTGTGAGAGTTTAGAGGTTTTGGGGTTTTCCCAGAATAGTCTAGAAGGTAATATTCCCAGTGAGCTTCAGAAGCTTAAGAGTCTTACTGAATTGAACTTTTGGCAAAATCATTTATCTGGTGAGATTCCTGCTACAATTGGGAATATTCATAGCCTTCAGTTACTTGCTTTGCATGTAAATTCTTTCAGTGGAGCACTTCCAAAAGAGCTTGGGAAGTTATCCCGGCTAAAAAAATTGTACATTTATACCAATCAGTTCAATGGAACAATTCCTCGTGAACTAGGGAATTGCACAAGTGCTCTTGAGATAGATCTTTCTGAAAATCGGTTCAGTGGGTTCATCCCTGCAGAGTTGGGTCGGATTCCTAATCTTCTCCTGCTTCATCTGTTTGAAAACCTCCTCCAGGGAAGTATTCCTGGGGAGCTCGGGCAGTTAAAACAGCTTCAAAGATTAGACTTGTCTATAAATAATTTGACGGGTTCAATTCCTCTTGAGTTTCAAAACCttacatatttacaaaattttcaactctttGACAATTGTCTTGAGGGAACTATCCCGCCTCTCATTGGGGCTAGGAGTCATCTCACTGTTCTTGACATGTCTATGAATAATCTTGTCGGCAGTATACCTCCACACCTTTGCAGGTATcaaaaattgatgtttttgAGCCTTGGCTCAAATAGATTGTCTGGAAACATTCCCCATGGCCTAAAGACATGCAAGTCTCTTATCCAGCTAATGCTAGGAGACAACCAGCTTACAGGCAGCCTCCCTGTTCAAGTATATAATCTTCAAAACCTTTCTGCTCTCGAGCTTTATCAGAATCGGTTCTCTGGTCCAATACCCCCAGAGATTGGCAACCTTCCAAATTTAGAGAGGTTGCTTTTATCAGATAACTATTTTGTTGGTCACATTCCTCCTGAAATCAGAAATCTGGTGCAACTTGTGACATTTAACATTTCTTCAAATAAGCTCTCTGGGAATATTCCTCATGAACTGGGGGATTGTAGAAAACTCCAGAGACTTGATCTTAGTAGAAACCAATTCACTGGCTCTCTACCGGAAGAACTTGGAAAGTTAGTGAATCTTGAACTCTTAAAGCTCTCTGATAACAAATTGACTGGCACAATCCCGAGTGCCTTGGGGAATTTGTCCCGACTCACGGAATTACAAATGGGTGGTAATTCTTTCTCTGGCAGCATCCCTGTTGCTCTTGGCCAGCTCACAGCTCTTCAAATTTCACTCAACATTAGCCATAATGATCTTTCTGGTATGATTCCTGGTGATTTGGGGAAGTTGCAGATGTTGGAATCTCTCTTCTTGAATGATAATCAGCTTTCTGGTGAAATTCCTGCATCAATGGGTGATATGATGAGCCTCCTCGTCTGCAATCTTTCAAATAACAACTTGGTAGGAAATGTGCCAAACACTTCTGTATTTCGGAGAATAGATTCATCAAATTTTGCTGGAAATCCTGGCTTGTGCATTCTGAGTTCAGACCATTGTCCTCAATCTCGATATTCATCACATACTCCTAAACCAAGCTGGATAAAGAAGGGTTCAAATGAAGAAAAGTTAGTGAGCATTGTTTCTGTGGTCGTTGGTTTACTTTCTTTGTTCTTTATTGTTGGCATTTGTTTTGCTATGAGACACCAAAAGCCTGCCTTTGTTACCCTTGATGATCGAAAGAAGCCTGATGTGCTAGATAACTATTACTTTCCCAAGGAAGGATTCACATATCAAGACCTTCTGGAAGCAACTGGCAATTTTTCAGAAACTGCTGTGATTGGAAGGGGAGCTTGTGGCACTGTCTATAAGGCTAATATGGCTGATGGTGAGGTGATTGCTGTCAAGAAGCTGAATTCTCGTGGTGATGGAGCTACTGCTGACAGCAGTTTCCTTGCTGAGATATCAACCCTTGGAAAGATTAGTCATCGAAACATTGTGAAACTTTATGGTTTCTGCTATCACCAAGACTCTAATCTTCTCTTATATGAGTACATGGCAAACGGCAGTCTTGGAGAACAGCTTCATAGCAATGAACAAACATGTCAACTGGATTGGGATGCTCGATATAGAATTGCCCTTGGAGCAGCAGAGGGCCTGTGTTATCTTCATTGTGATTGTAGGCCTCATATCATTCACCGAGATATTAAGTCAAACAACATTTTATTGGATGAAGTGCTTCAGGCTCATGTTGGAGACTTTGGCTTGGCAAAGTTGATTGACTTACCCTCCTCAAAATCTATGTCTGCTGTTGCAGGTTCATATGGTTACATTGCTCCAG AATATGCTTACACAATGAAAGTGACAGAGAAATGCGACATCTATAGTTTTGGGGTTGTTCTGTTGGAACTAATAACCGGGAGGTCTCCAGTTCAGCCTCTTGAGCAGGGAGGAGACCTGGTCAGTTGGGTAAGAAGATCAATTCACCACAGGGTGCCCACCTCCGAAATGTTTGACAAGAGGATCGACCTTAGTAGGAAAAGGACAATCGAGGAGATGGCTTTAGTTCTGAAGATTGCATTGTTCTGCACCAGTACTTCACCGCTCCATAGGCCAACCATGAGAGAGGTCATTGCAATGATGATTGATGCTAGGGAGGCTGTGAGTCTTCCATCATCGCCAACAACATCAGAATCTCCTTTAGAAG ACTCCATGGAATCATAA
- the LOC123213778 gene encoding release factor glutamine methyltransferase isoform X2: MKVSLLQRYSFPVFRKPSLHYHSAFHTPISFSSSSSSIKPKIPLFLRPPTHSIPLSDLKKWYNWAKNLASSVGSSFLHSDNGADASLLCRELNWLLEDSLEDRSLIPHLGIQESSQNANLRVDLEELYSLWKERIEKRKPLQYLVGCEHWRDLVLCVEEGVFIPRPETELMVDLVSHAIENNEELREGFWVDLGTGSGAIAIGIGRVLGEQGKVFAIDLNPVACSVAALNVQRYGLQDKIEVRRGSWFKTLKDFEGKLSGIVSNPPYIPSDHISGLQAEVGKHEPRLALDGGPDGMEDLLHLLNGAASMLKPGGFFAFEVRWIMIL, translated from the exons ATGAAGGTAAGCTTGCTACAGAGATACTCTTTCCCAGTCTTTCGTAAACCTTCTCTTCATTATCACTCTGCTTTCCACACACCCATTTCCTTTTCATCGTCATCTTCTTCTATAAAACCCAAAATCCCCCTCTTTTTGCGCCCACCAACCCACTCAATCCCTCTCTCTGACCTCAAAAAATGGTATAATTGGGCTAAAAATCTCGCCTCCTCAGTCGGCTCCTCCTTTCTTCACTCAGACAATGGCGCCGACGCCTCTCTTCTCTGCAGAGAACTCAACTGGCTGTTGGAAGACTCCCTTGAAGACCGCTCCCTCATTCCCCATCTGGGTATCCAAGAAAGTTCCCAAAATGCGAACTTGAGGGTGGATTTGGAGGAGTTGTATTCTTTGTGGAAGGAGAGGATTGAAAAGAGGAAACCTTTACAGTATTTGGTGGGGTGTGAACATTGGAGGGACTTGGTTTTGTGTGTTGAAGAAGGGGTTTTCATTCCGAGGCCAGAGACTGAGTTGATGGTTGATTTGGTGAGCCATGCAATTGAAAACAACGAGGAGTTGAGAGAAGGTTTCTGGGTTGATTTGGGGACTGGGTCTGGGGCTATTGCCATTGGGATTGGTAGAGTTTTGGGGGAGCAAGGGAaggtttttgccattgatttaaACCCTGTCGCTTGTTCTGTGGCCGCTCTGAACGTGCAGAGGTATGGCTTGCAG GATAAGATTGAGGTAAGGCGGGGATCTTGGTTCAAAACATTGAAGGACTTTGAAGGAAAGCTTTCTGGTATTGTGAGTAACCCACCATATATACCAAGTGACCATATCTCTGGGCTACAAGCTGAAGTTGGTAAACATGAACCAAGACTTGCATTAGATGGTGGTCCTGATGGCATGGAAGATCTTCTCCATCTTTTAAATGGCGCTGCTTCAATGCTGAAACCTGGTGGATTTTTTGCATTCGAG GTGAGGTGGATTATGATATTGTAA